A window of Amphiprion ocellaris isolate individual 3 ecotype Okinawa chromosome 12, ASM2253959v1, whole genome shotgun sequence contains these coding sequences:
- the LOC111567861 gene encoding trace amine-associated receptor 1-like: MVVLVLVVPVLVLVVVVVVVLVLVLFLLLTLTLSLLPIIREELAQDFLYRGNPSIICVLLYMFLGSLSVVTICGNLLVIISIIYFKQLHNPTNYLILSLAVADLLVGLLVFPFSMVFTVTSCWYYEGLFYRYYAVCQPLSYRSKMNSRVVIVMILVSWGVAALIGIGIIVAGFNQGKCEDSCLIDALISTTLACIFSFYIPVIIMLSIYLKIFLVAQKQVNSIQNTIKSGECVSKMERKATKTLATVMGVFLLCWTPYFLCIIFQPLTYDVTPIAVIETLNWLTLSNSMLNPFIYAFFYSWFRSAFRMIISGKIFQNDITNSRLL; this comes from the exons AtggtggtgctggtgctggtggtgcCTGTgttggtgctggtggtggtggtggtggtggtgctggttCTGGTGCTGTTCCTCctgctaaccctaaccctgtcgCTGCTGCCAATTATCCGGGAAGAGCTGGCTCAGGACTTCCTGTATAGAGG CAACCCTTCCATAATATGTGTGTTGTTATATATGTTTCTTGGTTCACTGTCTGTGGTCACAATATGTGGAAACCTTCTTGTAATCATCTCCATCATTTATTTCAAACAGCTCCACAACCCTACAAACTACCTCATCCTCTCTCTGGCAGTGGCTGACTTACTTGTAGGACTTTTGGTTTTTCCTTTCAGCATGGTGTTCACTGTCACCTCATGCTGGTACTATGAAGGTTTGTTTT ACAGATACTATGCAGTGTGTCAGCCTCTGTCTTACAGAAGTAAAATGAATTCTCGTGTTGTCATTGTGATGATCCTGGTGAGCTGGGGAGTCGCTGCTCTAATTGGAATTGGCATCATAGTTGCAGGTTTTAATCAGGGAAAATGTGAAGACAGTTGTCTAATTGATGCTCTAATATCAACCACTCTGGCATGTATTTTCTCCTTCTATATCCCAGTCATAATTATGCTCAGCATTTATCTCAAAATTTTCCTGGTTGCACAGAAACAAGTAAACAGCATCCAGAACACAATAAAGTCTGGAGAATGTGTTAGTAAGATGGAGAGAAAGGCCACTAAAACTCTAGCTACAGTTATGGGGGTTTTCTTGTTATGTTGGACTCCTTACTTTCTTTGTATCATCTTTCAGCCTTTGACATATGATGTAACACCGATTGCTGTGATTGAAACACTCAACTGGCTCACACTGTCCAATTCGATGCTGAATCCATTCATTTATGCTTTCTTCTACAGCTGGTTCAGATCAGCTTTCAGAATGATCATTTCtggaaaaatatttcaaaatgataTTACGAACTCCAGACTTCTTTGA
- the LOC111567874 gene encoding trace amine-associated receptor 1-like, translating to MDPELTFNSSYVVSAIHPCYESNNASYFFTSNPSIICVLLYMFLGSLSVVTICGNLLVIISIIYFKQLHNPTNYLILSLAVADLLVGVLVFPFSMVFTVTFCLYHEDFMCKMRDSFDVSLCTSSILNLCCISIDRYYAVCQPLTYRTTITAHVTVIMILVSWGVSAFVAVGIITAGFSQGTCEETCTVDIIMANIMGPVFSFYLPAIIMLSIYLRIFLVAQKQVNSIQNTTKSGAAVSRMERKATKTLAIVMGVFLLCLTPYFLCIGLQLFASHSTPVPVIETLNWLTLSNSMLNPFIYAFFYSWFRSAFRMIISGKIFQEDLSNSQLV from the coding sequence ATGGATCCAGAGTTGACTTTCAATAGCAGTTATGTTGTTAGTGCCATACATCCCTGCTATGAATCAAACAATGCGTCTTACTTCTTTACAAGCAACCCTTCCATAATATGTGTGTTGTTATATATGTTTCTTGGTTCACTGTCTGTGGTCACAATATGTGGAAACCTTCTTGTAATCATCTCCATCATTTATTTCAAACAGCTCCACAACCCTACAAACTACCTCATCCTCTCTCTGGCAGTGGCTGACTTACTTGTAGGAGTTTTGGTTTTTCCTTTCAGCATGGTGTTCACTGTCACCTTTTGTCTGTATCATGAGGATTTTATGTGTAAAATGCGCGACAGCTTTGATGTGTCGCTGTGCACATCTTCTATTCTGAACTTGTGCTGCATTTCCATAGACAGATACTATGCAGTGTGTCAGCCTCTGACATACAGAACTACAATAACTGCTCATGTTACTGTGATTATGATTCTGGTGAGCTGGGGTGTTTCTGCTTTTGTAGCAGTTGGTATCATAACTGCAGGATTCAGCCAAGGTACATGTGAAGAAACATGTACTGTTGATATTATAATGGCAAACATTATGGGacctgttttctcattttaccTTCCAGCGATCATCATGCTCAGTATTTATCTCAGAATTTTCCTGGTTGCACAGAAACAAGTAAACAGCATCCAGAACACAACAAAATCTGGAGCAGCTGTCAGTAGGATGGAGAGAAAGGCCACTAAAACTCTAGCTATAGTTATGGGGGTTTTCCTCTTATGTTTGACACCTTACTTTCTTTGTATTGGTTTGCAGCTTTTTGCTTCTCATTCTACACCGGTCCCTGTGATTGAAACACTCAACTGGCTCACACTGTCCAATTCGATGCTGAATCCATTCATTTATGCTTTCTTCTACAGCTGGTTCAGATCAGCTTTCAGAATGATCATTTCTGGAAAAATATTTCAGGAAGATCTTTCCAACTCACAACTAGTgtga